The following are encoded in a window of Vespa crabro chromosome 2, iyVesCrab1.2, whole genome shotgun sequence genomic DNA:
- the LOC124433068 gene encoding uncharacterized protein LOC124433068: protein MHSRGIRSSMVPTFGSIQLITCLWIGCAVWCLVQATDGQHFYLQTRYGKRDVSRADVPVRFERSAIYHTNGRYGRSESKISAESSRPVKIVPRNNMFLLGSRYGKRSLEDQRVIYHSEYPLERLDAVLEYVDEARRIAEARQNQREDLREEEQQDDLEAGPVLPFQ from the exons ATGCACTCTCGTGGGATAAGATCATCTATGGTGCCGACCTTCGGTAGTATTCAATTGATAACGTGCCTGTGGATCGGGTGCGCCGTTTGGTGCCTCGTGCAGGCCACTGATGGCCAACATTTCTATCTCCAAACTCGTTACGGCAAACGTGATGTTTCACGTGCCGACGTGCCAG TACGGTTCGAGCGTTCAGCGATCTATCATACGAATGGGCGATACGGACGTAGCGAGTCAAAGATATCAGCAGAATCATCAAGACCGGTAAAGATTGTGCCAAGAAATAATATGTTTTTACTGGGGAGTCGATATGGTAAAAGATCTCTCGAAGATCAACGAGTGATCTATCATTCGGAATATCCTTTGGAACGTCTCGATGCCGTTCTTGAGTACGTCGACGAGGCTCGACGAATAGCTGAAGCGAGGCAAAATCAACGGGAGGATTtacgagaagaagaacaacAAGATGACTTGGAAGCTGGACCAGTTCTTCCCTTTCAATAA